Proteins co-encoded in one Acidovorax sp. 69 genomic window:
- a CDS encoding YbgC/FadM family acyl-CoA thioesterase: MQRSDFRCFHRLRVRWAEVDMQKIVFNAHYLMYVDTAMSEYWRALALPYEASMLALGGEMYVKKATVEYHASARLDDTLDVGLQCTRIGNSSCLFTAGIFCGDRSLISAELVYVFADPATQTSRPVPPALRAIFEGFEAGTDMAEVRTGDWNTLGRDAGRVRTDVFVREQGIPAEVEADLKDISARHAVLYNRLGMPIAAGRLLQQSPGVGRIGRMAVDRSVRGAQWGRQLLDALVDAARARGDTEVQLHAQRSAEGFYRRAGFTVVGEPYEEAGIAHIAMARRL, from the coding sequence ATGCAACGCAGTGATTTCCGTTGTTTCCACCGGCTGCGCGTGCGCTGGGCCGAGGTGGACATGCAAAAAATCGTGTTCAACGCACACTACCTCATGTACGTCGATACGGCCATGTCTGAATACTGGCGCGCGCTGGCGCTGCCGTACGAGGCGAGCATGCTGGCCCTGGGCGGCGAGATGTATGTGAAGAAGGCCACCGTCGAATACCACGCCTCGGCGCGGCTCGATGACACGCTGGATGTGGGCCTCCAATGCACGCGCATCGGCAACTCTTCGTGCCTGTTCACAGCGGGCATTTTTTGTGGAGATCGCTCGCTGATCTCGGCTGAGCTGGTCTATGTGTTTGCCGACCCGGCCACGCAGACCTCCCGCCCCGTGCCGCCCGCGCTGCGCGCCATCTTCGAGGGATTCGAAGCAGGCACCGACATGGCCGAGGTGCGCACTGGCGACTGGAACACCCTGGGCCGCGATGCGGGCCGTGTGCGCACGGATGTGTTCGTGCGGGAGCAAGGCATTCCGGCAGAGGTGGAGGCGGACCTGAAGGACATCTCGGCCCGCCATGCCGTGCTCTACAACCGGCTGGGCATGCCGATCGCTGCAGGCCGCCTGCTGCAGCAGTCACCGGGTGTGGGCCGCATTGGCCGCATGGCGGTGGACCGCTCGGTGCGTGGCGCGCAATGGGGGAGGCAGTTGCTGGATGCGCTGGTGGATGCCGCGCGGGCGCGGGGCGACACCGAGGTTCAACTGCACGCCCAGCGCAGCGCCGAGGGCTTCTACCGCCGTGCCGGGTTCACCGTGGTGGGCGAGCCCTACGAAGAGGCGGGCATTGCGCACATCGCGATGGCGCGAAGGTTGTAG
- a CDS encoding folate-binding protein YgfZ: MTYPLNGIAPLSHLGVIRVEGEDAAKFLHGQLTQDFALLGMDQARLAAFLSAKGRMQASFIGLKRSATEVLLVCSRDLLPPTLKRLSMFVLRAKAKLTDATNDFALYGLAGDAVPDGSQPAWTKSDAGAASVVHLYPADGQPRALWVAPASDPAPAGPALDTALWLWSEVKSGVATLTTPVVETFVPQMLNYESVGGVNFKKGCYPGQEVVARSQFRGTLKRRAYVAHVAAEVAVGAEVFSTTDLEQPCGTVVQVAPAPAGGFDAIVSLQIAATQEGSLQVGAADGVALSLEPLPYALLDDI; the protein is encoded by the coding sequence ATGACCTATCCCTTGAATGGCATTGCCCCCCTCTCCCACCTCGGCGTGATTCGCGTGGAAGGCGAAGACGCGGCCAAGTTCCTGCACGGCCAGCTCACCCAGGACTTCGCCTTGCTCGGCATGGACCAGGCCCGCTTGGCCGCTTTTTTGTCGGCCAAGGGCCGCATGCAGGCCAGCTTCATTGGACTCAAGCGCAGCGCCACCGAGGTGCTGCTGGTCTGCAGCCGCGACCTGCTGCCCCCCACGCTCAAGCGCCTGTCCATGTTTGTGCTGCGCGCCAAGGCCAAGTTGACCGATGCCACGAACGACTTCGCCCTGTACGGCCTGGCCGGAGATGCGGTCCCAGACGGCAGTCAACCCGCCTGGACCAAGTCCGATGCAGGAGCGGCATCTGTGGTCCACCTGTATCCCGCCGACGGCCAGCCCCGCGCGCTGTGGGTGGCCCCCGCGTCTGACCCCGCCCCCGCAGGCCCGGCACTGGATACGGCTCTGTGGCTCTGGAGCGAGGTAAAAAGCGGCGTGGCCACACTGACCACACCCGTGGTGGAAACCTTTGTGCCCCAGATGCTCAATTACGAATCCGTGGGCGGCGTGAACTTCAAGAAAGGCTGCTACCCCGGCCAGGAAGTGGTGGCACGCAGCCAGTTCCGGGGCACGCTCAAGCGCCGTGCCTATGTGGCCCATGTTGCGGCAGAGGTGGCGGTGGGTGCCGAGGTGTTCAGCACCACCGACCTGGAGCAGCCATGCGGCACCGTGGTGCAAGTGGCACCGGCCCCCGCCGGCGGCTTCGATGCCATCGTGTCGCTGCAGATTGCAGCTACGCAGGAAGGCAGCCTGCAGGTGGGTGCGGCGGACGGTGTGGCGCTGTCGCTGGAGCCCCTGCCCTATGCACTGCTCGATGACATTTGA